The Mycolicibacterium flavescens genome has a segment encoding these proteins:
- a CDS encoding glutathione S-transferase domain-containing protein: protein MSPLPTVLVHLCSKDEWQSAQARGEHCPASLTASGFVHLSTPEQVHLPANRLYAGRTDLVLLHIDAARLSSPVRWEPGVPADPVGMEFPHLYGPLPIEAVIRVTSYLPDSEGRFAPPAP from the coding sequence ATGAGCCCACTGCCCACCGTACTGGTCCACCTGTGTAGCAAAGACGAATGGCAGTCTGCTCAAGCACGCGGCGAGCATTGTCCCGCTTCGTTGACCGCGAGCGGCTTCGTGCATCTGTCGACACCCGAGCAGGTGCACCTTCCGGCCAACCGGCTCTACGCCGGTCGTACCGACCTGGTGCTGCTGCACATCGACGCCGCACGACTGTCCTCTCCGGTTCGCTGGGAACCCGGTGTGCCCGCTGATCCCGTGGGAATGGAGTTCCCACATCTCTACGGCCCTTTGCCAATCGAAGCTGTGATCCGCGTCACGTCTTATCTGCCGGACTCCGAGGGCCGGTTCGCTCCGCCGGCGCCCTGA
- the tcmN gene encoding hydroxyneurosporene-O-methyltransferase, whose protein sequence is MPVVRVVDRLRAALQSVHRSTVPASVAILEMATGAWTTQTMFVAAKLGVADELANGPARAADIAERVGADPDALYRLMRALTSKGLLDHRRDDTFSLTKVGEALRSDHPESMRDMVLFIGHQARWEDWGSLLHSVQTGEPSVIKLRGMPYFDYLETDPELAQVFNKAMTATSGITNEIALSQYDFSAFKLIVDVGGGHGLLLSTILNRAPGAHGIVYDLPSVVTDAATTFKAAGVADRCTAEGGSFLERVPEGGDAYVLKNIIHDWDDATSLTILRNVRTAIAPHGKLLLLEMVLPQRATAFIGFQLDLEMLVTVGGRERTRADYAELLRGAGFRLDRVVDTVTPISIVEATPI, encoded by the coding sequence ATGCCTGTGGTCCGCGTCGTCGACCGACTGCGGGCGGCTCTGCAATCCGTTCATCGCTCGACGGTGCCCGCGAGCGTCGCCATCCTCGAGATGGCGACCGGAGCGTGGACGACGCAGACGATGTTCGTCGCTGCGAAACTCGGTGTCGCCGACGAACTCGCGAACGGACCGGCGCGCGCCGCAGACATCGCCGAGCGGGTGGGCGCTGACCCCGACGCGCTATACCGACTGATGCGGGCGCTGACGTCCAAGGGTCTGCTCGACCATCGCCGCGACGACACCTTCAGCCTGACGAAAGTCGGAGAAGCCTTGCGCTCCGATCACCCGGAGTCGATGCGCGACATGGTGCTGTTCATCGGCCACCAGGCCCGCTGGGAGGACTGGGGCAGCCTGCTGCATTCGGTGCAGACCGGCGAACCGTCAGTCATCAAGCTGCGTGGGATGCCGTATTTCGACTACTTGGAAACCGATCCCGAACTGGCCCAGGTGTTCAACAAAGCGATGACCGCGACGAGCGGCATCACCAACGAAATAGCGCTCAGCCAATACGATTTCAGCGCTTTCAAACTGATCGTGGACGTCGGTGGCGGCCACGGCCTGCTGCTGTCGACGATTCTGAACCGGGCGCCGGGCGCACACGGCATCGTGTACGACCTGCCCTCTGTGGTCACCGACGCCGCAACCACTTTCAAGGCCGCCGGAGTGGCGGACCGATGCACGGCAGAAGGCGGTTCGTTTCTGGAGAGGGTGCCCGAAGGCGGTGACGCCTACGTGCTGAAGAACATCATCCACGACTGGGACGACGCCACGTCGCTGACGATCCTGCGCAACGTCCGCACCGCGATCGCACCGCACGGCAAACTGCTCCTCCTGGAAATGGTTCTGCCCCAACGGGCGACTGCGTTCATCGGATTCCAGCTCGACCTGGAGATGCTCGTCACCGTGGGCGGCAGAGAACGTACCCGCGCCGACTACGCAGAACTCTTGCGCGGCGCAGGTTTCCGGCTCGACCGCGTCGTCGACACCGTCACACCGATATCGATCGTGGAAGCAACGCCGATCTAG